CATGTTGGGCCATCTTGTTTCCCCATCTCGGGCCAGGCTGGACAGCAAGGTGGAGCCATCCACGGCCCAGTGCACCTGCCTTCTCAcccactttcctcttctctttttccaactctgtttgtctttccctgtctgttACACATATGcttacctctctctccctctcccgctccttctctctctctctctctttctctctctcattcttcctctcttcccttccctgttcATTCAACTTGCCTCGAAAAGAAAACCATTTTGTGGGGTGTCTCCTTAGCTTTCTGAATCTCCATTGTTGCCATTTTCCAAGTTGAGACCTTGCTAGAGATTCCGAGGTCCTCCGTTTCCTCAAATAGATAGATATATGTATTCTTTTCCCTTACATGAGATGAAATGAGTGGCgtcctggggtggagggaggctcTGGCTGGagttggggctggggtgggatggGGCGAGGGAAAGGCGGGGAGGGGAGGCGTCACTCCACGTTGCTGCTGTCGAAGGTGTGGCACTGGAAGTCCCCATCGACGTACTCCATGCCGGGCAGCTTCATCCCGTACTTGTCCACGCACCAGCAGATGCCACGCTTGCGGCCGCGGGAAGGCTtgcactggggtggggggagcgacAGGCGGTGAGGGCAGCTGTACCCCAGGATCCGCTCCTGCCTGGCCTTTATCTTCCCCACCCGGGACCAACTCTTGCCCCCAGAGAGTTGAGGGGCTGTACCCAACCCTGGGGGTCTGGCGTCCCCTCTGCATGGAGAGGGCCCTGGGGAAAATGCTAATTTGGGCAGTCTGCCCTCGGTGGGCTCCTACACCTCTTTTTTATGTCACCCATTCAGGGTCCTCCACCTTGGCATTCTCCAGAAAGCTACAGGAtctgatgatgataataataataataatgatgatgatgatgatgatgatgatgccagGAGGCATAACTTGTACAGCTTTACCATGCACAAGACACTACTTCACACTTGTATATGGCAGGAGCTGATCAGGTGCTTTACAAGGATTGACCCATTATTCCTCACAGTCGTGTGAGATCACAGGTACAATTCTGCATTTGACATGAGAAACCGGAGGCAGAGACGTTGACTAACTGAGGAAAGAGCGCACACTGCTAGTATGTGCAGAACCAAGAGCTGACCCAAGGCCACCTGGCTCTTGAGCCCTGACTTAGATGAGGTCCCTGTGGAGCAGCAGGGACACCAGGAGGGGACTTGATAGAAACGCCACCTTCTCTGGGTCCACCCTGACCGAACACTCGGATGCGCTGGGGTGGGCCTGCAGCCAGTGTCTGAGCCAGGCCTTGGGATTCTGGTGCCCTGGgaggtctgagaaccactgcctgaGGGCCTGGTCCCACTGCCACAGGCTGAGTCTCACTGGGTGACCAGCCATGGGGGTCCCCAAAGGGTAGGTGGGCTGTGAACGGGACACAAAATGATTCCAGGTGGCACGCGGTAAAAATACGTTCTAAAGTCTTATGTGTgcaatatttatgtgtgtgtgcatcagAAAATAACACATCAACATGGGATGGGAGAGTGacacaaaatttccttttaaaacgAATTCATGAAAACAAGGTGAATCATTAAATCCAGATGGTGGTACGAGCTTGGTTATTGGAGGGTCGGGAAACACTACTGCCAATGCCAGAGATCCTGGGCATTTAGAGGTAGAGGTTTTCTGGCAAGGGCAtcccaggggccctctgggcttgcaggcaggggctgggcgTACCTGCTTTCTCTTGTAGAATCCCTTGCGGTCGCAGTTGGGCAGGTACACGGCTCGGGGCACCATGCGCGGGCTGGCTTTGAGCTCCTGCAGCGAAGCCTCCATGTGTCGGCGGCAGGGGCCCTGTGTGTGGACGGGGGCATGAGAGGCGTGGCAGGTCTCAAGTGGAAACCACCTGCGTGCAGGACGCGTGGCCTAGGGGGCGGGGGCTAAACCATCTGCGGGAAAAGTGGCCGCTTTTTGTTGCAATAGTCGCTACCAAAggtccttcctccctctcacccATCATGCACCCTGGGTGTAGAAAGGATGCAGAACCTGCATTTGACCAGGTACGAAGGCGTGTTACCCCATTTGTCTTCCAGGCCACCCACCCTCAGCTCCTCCATTCTGCTGAGTAATTAAGTGCAGAGGTGGCTGTCTGTGGATGCTCTGGAGAATGTTCCGTCTCTGGCGAGGTGAGGACACAGCTTCAGGGCGTACACACACCTGGCGTGTGCTCGCTCTGGTGGGCTGGCACCTTCCTTGAGCACTGCCTCTCCTTTCCAGCCAGATAAGTCCTGGCTCCTGATAACTGCCAGCTCTGAGAATTCTCCTGAACCCCAAGCTGAGCTGCCATGGTCAGTGGTATGTCCATTCCTAGGTCTAGCCTAAGCACCTCCAGCTGCCACGAATGGTCATGTAGAGGCAGGGAAAGGTCAAAAGTCGGGGTTGGGGCAAAGTCTGCCCAGTGTGGATGcagaaggagatggggagagaatcCTCAGGACTCACCTGCTCAGACTCCTGTCTCATTTCCGGCGCAGAAATGACCCGGGGGTGGGCAGTGTTCTCGGCTCCTCCCACGAACTTGGACTGGGTCAGCTTCTTCCTGCGATCCTTCTTCACTGCCTCGGCCTTCAGCTCGGAGATGCGGGTGTGCTTGGGCCGGAAGACCTTGGGGGAGTAGGTTTCCTCTGCCATCTCGGAGGTGGTCGGCTCCTCATGTTCCCTGGAGTCTCTGTCTGCGGGGGGCAAGGAGGGAGGATGCAGATCAGCCTTTGGGGGCTGAGACCCCACCGTGCAGGGCTCCAGGCTGGGAGGTTTGGGTGAGGAGACCGGGTTTCCGCCCTCCTGGGGCTGACCGGAGGGGGGGAAAGCAGAGAAGTAAGGCAGAAGAGCGAACGCTCATGTAAGTGGTGGGAAGTTGCCGGCACACGACTGGAGTCCAGAAGAGCGAGTCTAGGAAGCCTTCATGGAGTGGGAGGGTCTtgaaaaaggagggagaggacattctgggggctggaaggggGCATGGAGGAGGGGCCCATGGGAGAGCTCACACTGTGGTAAGGGGCTTGCTTGCTGGGGGGCTGGCTATGTGGATGAGGCAGTGGCTGCAGGTGGGGCTGCCATGTCAGAACACAACCTACAGTTCCAGGCTGTTGGAGGAAAACAGGGGACAGCCACGCAGGGACAAGAAAGGCCTCTTGTGAGGTATTTGTGCCTTCAGAACTGCTGCAGTTGAGATATATTAGGACTTGGGAAACCAGGGGCAGGAGGGTCCTGGGGGTCTGCACTAGCAGGGTGGTGGGGGCCACCatgaagggcaggaggaggacagagcCAGAAATGTGGGGCCTAGCGGGGAGCAGTGCTGGTGGGCGAGGGGACACTGAACCCTGAGGCTTGGCTCCCTGCTCTGGCCCAGAGCCGGCTCTGtgctctgggccctgggaggctggAACATAACCCAGCTCCAGGCCAAGAGAGGCCGACAGCTGGCTGGGGCAGGCGCAGTTATATATAGGAGTGACATGGTGACAGTCTATACTTAGCTGACTTATGACCTTTAAAGAAGTAGgactttgttcatttatttgttgatcTGTTCATTCTACCCTCCCGGCCTTTTCTTGGTCCACAGATCTCCATTCAATTGTTATTTCACAGGCGCCCTGCCAGCCTCGGCAGACCCAGAGTGCAGTGGTCTTGGGTTGCTTTTCCCAGGTGACGAGGGTGTGGCCAGGATGCCCACATGAGACCAAGGACAGGGCAGTgcggtgggggcagggaggccctTGTCTATATTgccctctttccttttcaaattctagAAAAAGGACATAGGGCTTTGGGACGACCCCATATGACTCAAAACGGGTGAAGGAAAATCTGTTCTCCATCCGTTCCCGCAATCTAGGCTACCCAGGAGCCGTGATGGCAAGGTGTCAGGGACGGAAAACAGAAGGAGAGCATTCCACGGAGGTGGGGatgagaggggcagggagagagcagCTCGGGAGCAGACACTGTTCTGTGTCCCAAGCAGGAGCTCTCATCTCAGCCCAGGGGAAGCTCGCTGTGTGCCAAGGGAGGCACTGGGAGACCTGGCCTCACCCTGTCGGGGCGGCAGGTGGCAGGAAGCGCGCGAGCACCTGTCTGTCTCGCGGCTGGGGATTTGTCAAATTTAACTGAATAGGGATCTGATCATTAAGGGCCTGGGAGGGAAGCTCCCCGGCCTGCAGTGTTCTGGGTGGTCAGGTGATATAGGAATGTAACCACAGGCCAGGAAGAGAAGAGGTCCCCGGAGAGGAGATGATGGGCAGAAAGCAAATAGCATAGCCGCACGCAGGATCTCCCTGCACCCAGTTCAGCAGCAGACGTGCCAGCCCCCACCTTTAGCAGCCCACTCCACTCCCCTGCCGCCGGGTCTGGACTCAGGGCCTGACTCGACTCTGCCAAACCTGCTGTGTTGACTAATCCACACAGTGACGTGCCTGGGGGCTGGGATGTAGCCTTCTAGACCATATTAGCTAAAGGAGTGATGTTTCGGGGCAAATCAAATTTTCTTGGTTGTGGGATGAGCTAGAATTGGGGTGGGATGCAGGGAAGAGCCAAGCTGGTTTGGGGAGCTCTGTACAAATTGAAAGGCTAGGGCTCTGTTGTCTAGTAACTAGGGCCCAAACCTGAGGCTCAggactgggggaggaggggtgaggagaggaaaAGCTAACTATGGCTGCTGGGCCCATCTTACTGAGTGACTTGGGACACTTCACTCCACCTCTCTGGGTGTCACCAAGCATTCTAATCCTCAAAAAGCAGGTGACTAGAAGGGTAGAGCAGAGGGCAAGAGAAGGTTGGCACTGAGAAGCTGGGAGCATTTTGGGGGGGCATGGCCACACCCCTTCCCAATCAAGATTGTAACCAGATGATGTGAGGGGGGGAGGGCGAGAGGGCTGGGTGCTGACCAGGGCACGGGAGAAGGATGAGCAGCTCCCTCAGGGGCATCTGTGGAGCGGGCCTCCAGGAATCACCTCTTCAAGGGGAGAGCCCAGGACGCTGCCCACCCCGGCGGCTGGCTGTACCAGCTCCTGGGATCCTTCCAGTAGACTATCTAGTCCATGCCCGTGTCCAAGCCGAAATGAGTACCTATGCCATCCCAGGGGAACTCGTCCTAGTTCTTAAAGACATCTGGGATGCATgtgccacccatcctcctctggTCACCTGTTTTGGGGGGGCCTCTCTGTCCCTTTGGTCAGAGGGTgtcatttcacctctctctgGCCTTGGTGGACATGGAAGCTTGTTGGCTCCTGGCCCGCCGTGTATGAACAGCTCTTCTCAAGACTCTTCACTTTTGAGGACTTTTTCTAAGAGCGCTGTGGGCCGCCCTTAACCTTGAGTCTCCCTTCTGGGAAGAGGATGGGGATGTCAACAATGGTTCGATAGACTTTGGGGCAAATTTATGTGACCTCTCTTAGTGTCTTCTCTGAAAGTGTTGGGGCCAAGCAGTGATGCTCCTGGAAGACGGAGTGCAGATCCCTGTATCTTCTTTAAGGAACTCAAACACATTCGCaagccctctccccttcccccagcctcacCTCGCCGGGACTTCAGGCACATTGTCCCTAGTTTGCTGGTTCTTTGGCTGCTTCTGAAGGGCAGGCTTAAAGTTTTGATGTGTCTCCTAGGTTTTGGAGCCACTTAACCCCATGGGACCTGTTACTTAGGTAGCAGGGGAGTCGAGTGTCAAAGACACTAATCAGGGTCTTGTGGCACCTGTGGGCTCCAGAGACACAGCGGAAACGTGGAGCGGAGCCAGGGCAGAGCCACGAAGATTAAAGGGctggaaaggaagaggggagCTGGATGCCAGCGCCAGCTAGCCCTGTGCAGCTGCTTTGAGGCCGAGTCATAAATAGGCTTTCAGTTCTGGAAAGGTTTAAGTTTTAGATAAGACAAGAAGGCACAAGCAGCCTGGCAGCTCCTGAGCTATTTCGTCAAGAGGCAATGGGCCGGGGCTGCAGAAGGGCTTCAGGCGGGATATAAGGGAGGACTTCCTGGTGAAGCTGCCCCGCACGTGAACAGCAATGGAGGGAGCTTAGCGCAGTGGGTTCTAGAAGCTGTTGGACAAACAGGTCAATACCTCCATACGGCCAGTAGAGGGCAGGGGAGACTGATGGCCACACAACATGTCCCCGGTACTTATTTCTAGGGACTGTAAGCCATTTCAGAGTCTGGAATTTGTGTGCCTCTCTCACTACTTCTCTGACAACCATCCaaaccctctccttccctctgtgtgtctgcagcatgcagagggagagagatggacaaGTGAGGACTGGAAAGGACCCATGCGAGGGGGACGGTGGAGGAGGCAGATGTGGcagctggaggggaaggggcgAGGCTTATCTGCACATAACTCCCTGCTGTTTCTTTAATCTGCAACTGAAAAGTGATCAGGGTTAGAAAAGAAACCCACCggagccttccttccttcctgtctctagGCATCACTTTGAAAGGATTCTGCAGAGGATGGGAAATGCGTGCTGCTCAGTACTGttccctcctctgggaagctggGGAGGCAGAGTCCTTTAATTTCCTGTGATCTTATCCAATGACCAAGGAAGTGAGGGCTATGATATTGTCCTGATATTTACCTTTGTGGTAGGCTCTGATTCTGTTCTGACTTCTACCCTAGTCCCGTCAGCCAGCTCAGACCCTCCTTCATTCACATGGTGCTGCCTGTTCACACTGGTGCGGCAACATGCACCAAGACGCATGTGGGAACACAGGCCCTCCCTGTGACAACATGAACACCTGCTGAGGACCACGCCATTCTGCAAACACAGAGCGGCTCTGGGTGCAGGCTTGGCTGCTGTGGACCCAGAGCATCCTCAGGTGGGTAGTGCTGTTCACAGCACAGGTGCACAGTGCGCTTTCCCTGCCTGAGCCCCCACtgtctccacccctccctcttGCCGCTGCTGTCCTCTCATAGGGGAGGATGGTTTAGCAACAGAACCAGGCACTTTCTCATCCCACTCTGTTCCCAGGTCACAGTGACTGGACGGGTCCAGTTGGGGACCTGCTGTTCCCTGCAAGCCATCCTTCCATTTGGAGCCCTTGATCACACCCTGGCCCCATTCACAGCCTGGGCCCAGGCTGGTGCTAGCCTCCCACTCTGTCTTGACTTCATAATCAAACTTAAGAGAAACCTGAGGTGGCCTTGATATTGGGATTTACTTCCGGAAACTGAGGTGTACTTGGAATTCACAgctcagggaggaggcagggctttgCCAGGCCACCTGGACctggagagaggaaagtctcCTTTTCCAGTCAGAAAACAGGATGGGTTTGCCCCGTGTCTCCTCTACAAGGAATGAAGAGGGGAGCCGGGTTTCCTCTGGCTCTCCTTCTGGCTCCCTCTGTGGAATTTAAACAGTCAACGTTTTGAGGGAAGAGCTGTGTTGTCATTTCCTCTCCAGTGTgtagtattcaataaataatctttaaatgGAGAGATGCATGGATCTGctcaagagacagagagaattgGGTCTCGAAGCATTTCTGTCACATAAGCTGGGGCATGTTAGACCTCAGGATGCCCTGAGAGGTCATTCCACTCATGCCCCTGACTTCAAGCATAATAACTGCCCAGAGggagcaaggaggcaggaggaggaggctgcaggggTGGGAGAGAAGTAGGCGTCCCCAggatttcctgggtttctttgGCCTAAGGctgcactgtccagtacagtagctactagccacatgggGCCATTTAAACtaataaatatgaaatcaaaTTATAAATTCAGCTCCTCAGTGGCTCTAggtacatttcaagtgctccagAGCcactgtggctagtggctactgtgttggacaacacagatatagaatatttctatcattgCAGACAattctactggacagcactggTTGAGGACGCTGATTCATATCTGGGTGTGCCTAGGTGCtcagtgccccctccccaccttgccGTTTCCTAGCCAGCCTGCAGCCTCCTGCTCTTCGCTACATGAGGCTTATGGGAGAATGATGGATCAGCAGCTCCCTATTTAAAAACCCTGAGACGTCTCAGTCTCCCGGAGTCTGATGGGCTCTCAGCTGTGGATGCCAAACGACTCCGTCACACTGTGTGTGGGTGCCTTTGcaaggagagaggggacagggctgcagggaggggctgtggagCCTGCCCGGGGAGCTGCAACGtccctcctcccactgctccATCCCTGACCAGTGACTGCCTTGCCCCAGTCTCTCTTGGAAgacactgttttcttttcctctgtggtcAGTAACAGACGTGCATGTTCTGGGCTCTTTTTAACCTGAATTATGGGCTGAGAAGGAAAGGAGTCTGACTTTCCAAGAGGAAAACAAACTCAAACAACCATCAGCTGAAGGAACAGTGGCAAGAAGGGAGGCGTTGCAAGAAGACACTGGAGGGGAGTCTTGCTGACTAGGGGTGAGTGGCAGAGGCGGGGAGCAGATTCAGAGTCAATGACTGGATGCTGAGGGCAATAGGCTTACCCCATGGAGCTCCATCACAGCCCTGAGCCCATTTCAGGCCAGGAGAACTAATGTGGGCAGGTGCGCTAAACCAAAAGGCAAAGTCAGCCGGCGCAGGCATGTAATATCTCTATCCTGAGCAGAGAAGTAAAGATGCCATATGGCCAAACGGGCAACCACTCCGAATCGGGAGCCAGACTCTTCACCCCTCAGTCACCCTTCCTGGGGGAAGGTGGGGCTGCTACCACTGGTTCAATAAACCTCGGCGCAGAGTTACACGGACCTCTCCtaatctcttcctccctctctttgctttggttttctcCTCTGAGTTATGGGGAGGATGATGCCAGCCCCTTCTCCACAGGGTCATCATGAGGATTACGAGAGTTGATGTGTGCTAATTAACTCTCAGCACAGGTCTCTGCTGCCTCTGACTTCCCTAGTTCCAATCGCCAACTCAAAATCTGGTGACAGGTGTCTACTTTCAGAGCACAAGGTCTGAGGCTCCCGGGACTGCAGACAGGTCTGCTGGAAAGCGATGGCTCTCCGTGTCTCCAGGAGGCTGGCTGCCACAACTAGTCCCCACTTAGAGAGCTCCCCCCCGGGAGTTCCTCCCTGTGTAATCCCCTTCCTTCACGCTGCATTACGGCACCAGCTCTCCCTCCCAAaaggtggggagagaaaaggcGGAGATGTGGCAGGTAAGAAGTTGGTGATGCTCCCCTGGAATGAAAGGTGGGGGTCCCGCTCTCACATCTCCCACTGTCCAGGGACCAGAGGTAAAGAAGGgtctccctcattttttttttttcctggggaaatTAGGATTCAGGGCCATGACTCTGGTGCACATTTCTTCATCCCTGGGAGGCAGCTGGTGATAAATTTACCCATAAGAAAGACACACTTTGCACACCTCCCAAGATGAGTATTTCCAGTCTGTCTAGGGCTGGGGAAGGTGGAGCATGCTCAGTAGAAACGTCTCTATCTGTTCCCCGTACACACCCCAAACCAGGAGGTAATGGAGGGGCCAGGTGGGGAGCAGCCTCTGAATAGAGGAAGGGGAGCTGAGGAGGGGGAGGACGCCCCTGGCTGTTTCTCTGGCCTGGCAACACTTCCACTTGTGGTTCATCACAGCCCATTCAGAATATGATGCCTAGGAGCTGCATTCCCCGCAAAGTCCTGCAAAACCAGAAGGGGGCAGCAGGGAGCACACGGCTGgaacttctgcttttcttcccccgccccccccccccccaccaggtCCCCTTAAGAAGAGAGACTTGCCAGGGGTCAAACAGGGGAGCTGTGTCCTGCCTGGCTATCAAGGCTcagacattttttccttttcgaCTCTTTGTGGGCAGGAGAGAGTGGAGACAGATTCACTTCTCAGGTTCTCAGGTGAGGGAGGGCTCGCTTgtggccactagccacgtgtggctactgaTGCTTGAAATGAGGCTAGtggaactaaattttaaaattcatttcatttaaattaatttaaatttaaaaccgATTTTTGAGTATGTTTGGAAAAACTGGGTCTACGAATTTActtttcaactgtaaattttatgaaacctAGAAATCCAGACCAGGTACTTCCAATGAAAATTTAgggtctgaattgagatgtgctgtaagtgtaaaatacacatcagaTTTCAAGATTTAATAcggaagaaagtaaaatatctcattataattattttgagtatatgttgaaatggtaatattttgactatgttgaatgaaaatatatgattAGAATTAATTTCACCAggttctttttctatctttttcaaaaatgtggCAACCCAAAAACTTGAAGTTACACAGGTGGCCTGTAGTCTATTTCAACCGGTCAGTGCTGCTTTAAAGGGTCTGGAGGGACCGTCGTTGTCACTGGGGTGACAGAGGCACTGCGGTTCTGATGGTGCAATGTAAGTGGTTCAGGACACCTGGAGCCCACACAGAACATCTTTGCAAACCAGCAGAGGGCCTATGAGGCTGGGTTTCGAGAGCAAACTCAGTCTGGGCCTTGCTCAGGACTTGGCAAGGGGATGAGCCAGATCTGATGGTTTAGGCTGAAGGATCAAAAGGAAGATAACTCATCTACTTTAAAACTCCCCGAGAGCTCACCTGGCAGGTCTACCCTATTGGGAAGAGGGACTTATCTTAGCAGCCTCCTTCTTGAGCATCCCCCAGGTGAGGATGTATTAGGAAGGCTTCAGGCATTCCTTAGACCAACTGAAATCCCCAGGCCCCTCGCCTCTCCTCCAGAGAGATCTCCCACATACCTGCATATGTTCAAAAACCAGGCGGccctcttgttctcttccttatcaacttctgtggttttctctcttttctcctgatGCAGAAATCCCCCAACCATTCCCTCATCCCACCCTACCCAACCTGAGCTCAGATCCCTCTCCCTTGCCGGGCTTCATGAAAGGCCTGTGTGGTGGAGGCTGGTTGCCATGGGAACAGGCCACTTCTGTGCATGTTGTCCTTAGAGATGTCGGACCACTGCACAGCCGAGGGCCAGAGAGGGCCCGCCTGCCTTCCCACATCAGGAGAGCCCCCTGTCATTCAGGAAATGAGGTTTGGCACAGGGACCTGAGGTCTGGGCTGAACACTGCCTCTTTCCACTCTCCTTGCCCCATCCCTCTGCTATCCCAAACCACTGGCCTAGCCAGCCTTGTTTGCAAGACTGTGTAGAAAAAGGGACA
This DNA window, taken from Equus przewalskii isolate Varuska chromosome 5, EquPr2, whole genome shotgun sequence, encodes the following:
- the IGFBP5 gene encoding insulin-like growth factor-binding protein 5; amino-acid sequence: MVLTAVLLLLAAFAGPAQSLGSFVHCEPCDEKALSMCPPSPLGCELVKEPGCGCCMTCALAEGQSCGVYTERCAQGLRCLPRQDEEKPLHALLHGRGVCLNEKSYREQAKIDRDSREHEEPTTSEMAEETYSPKVFRPKHTRISELKAEAVKKDRRKKLTQSKFVGGAENTAHPRVISAPEMRQESEQGPCRRHMEASLQELKASPRMVPRAVYLPNCDRKGFYKRKQCKPSRGRKRGICWCVDKYGMKLPGMEYVDGDFQCHTFDSSNVE